ATAGAAAATGGAAAATTAATTTTTGATTGTTCACTTAATTTAAAAGAGCAACCAATTTCATATAATATTAAATTCCAGACAAACGAAATAAATTTAGAACCATTAATTGGTTATAGTACTCTTCTCAATGCTTATGGTGATGTAAATGGAATAGGTGTAAAACCTGCTGACTTAAAAACAGATTTTAAATTAACAATTGAAAATTCTATAATTAACGAAATCCCGATCGATAAATTTACTGCAACAGCTAAAGCAGAAAATAAAAATATCAATTTAGATATTGAAGGATATTCAAAATCAACAGAAGCAATCTTTTTAGGTGACATAGATTTTAAAAATGATTCAATCCCCATTTATAGTATTGTAGGAAGCTTAAAACACCTTAACTTATCTGAATTCACAAAAGAAGATAAAGACAAAAGCAATCTTAATTTCTATTTCAGTGCTGAAGGACAGCATATCAATCCCGATAGCATAATTGGTACATTTTCATTTGGTATTGATTCATCAAAATTTAGAAATACAGATATAAAATTCTCAAACATTGATTTAATACTAAAAAAAGAAAATAATCATAGAACAATAAATATTGTTTCAGATTTTATAGACTTTAATATTGAAGGCGATTTTCTATTAAGTGATGCCATAAATCTTCTTTCTTACGAATCAAATACTATTTCAAAAATTATTTCTGATAAATTAAAGCAACTGAATCCTTTAGCTATTATTTCAAAAGAAACTAAAGAAGATACTTTAGTAACAACAATTCCTGATATTGCAAAAAAAGATCTTGCGTTCGACTTCAATTTTAAATTGAAAGACTTTAGCTTAATAGCTTCGATACTGAACAATGAACGATTAGATATTGTTGGTTCAGGAAAAGGTTTTATTAAAAATGAATCATCAAATTTTTCAATCAATACTTCTCTCGATATCGATTATTTTGTACTAATGCAGAATGGCGAAACAATTTATATCTCAGATTTAATAACAGACATAAATTTCACGAGAAATAATAATTCCCTATCATTCAATAAATTATTTGGAACAACTTCTCTAACTGGTAAAAGATTTTATAATGGTGGCAACATTGAAAATATAGAACTGGATTTTGTATTCAATCAAAGCAAATTATTTTTTAATATTTATGCAGCAGTAGAAAATTCTGCAAAAACATCTGCAGAAGGTTATATTTTATTATCTCCCGTAGAACAACAACTTCTATTGAGCAATTTATCTATCGACTACAAAAATATGTTATGGAAAAATCCTGATACAATTAAAATAAACTTTAATCCAAACTACTTTAAAATTAATAGCTTTGTTCTAAAATATGATACTTCTTTAATATCATTAAGTGGAATTATTGAATCCACTGGTAAACAAAATCTAAGATTAAATGCAAATAACATTTCTGGTAAAGTTCTGAGTAATTATTTATTTGGCACAATAAATCCTTTCCTGAAAGCAGATTGTGATATAAATGTATCAGTAAATGGCGAATTTAATAATCCAAGAATATCAGCAAATATAAAGGTGAACGATATTTCATATGCTCAAAGAAAATTAGGTTATCTTTCTGGAATATTAAATTATGAAAATAAAGTAATCGACACAGATTTAAGATTCTTAGATTCAACTTATAATTATAATCAACCATTAATAACAATAAGTGGGACAGTACCGATAAACTTAAGTTTTGGTTCAGTCAAAGATAGAATCATAAAAGATGAAGAAATAGATATTAAAATAAAATCAGAGAACTTCAATTTGAGCTCGCTTGGAAATCTTATTCCATTTATTAAAGAACAGAGAGGTCACTTAGTTGCTGATGTAGATATTAATGGTAAACTTGACGAACCAAGATTTGCTGGTTATTTAAATTTACTGGATGGATATCTTGTATCAATAAATAATAATCTACCTTATCGTTGTGGTTTAAAATTAACATTCAACAAAAATGAAATTACAGTGGATAGTTTATCTCTATCAAATGCTGGAGGTACAAAATACGGTGGTGATATTCTTGGCTCGGGAAAAATTTTATATGAAGGCTTTGAAATAAAAGATGTATCAATAAACTTAATAGGAAAACTTGCAATATTAAGTCAACTTTCTAAATCCAGCAGTCCACAAATTTATGGCGATCTTGTTATTGAAACGAATCCACAATGGACTGTGACCTTAAAAGACAATAGATTATTTTTGAAAGGAAACGTTTTACTTAAAAATACTAATCTTATTTATACAGTAAGCAGTGATAATTATCAGGCTACGAACAATAATTTAAACATTACTTATGTAGTCGACTCCACAAAAATTGATAAAGAACTACTTCGATTTGCCGAAATACTTGAAGCCGAAAAAAGTATTAAAAAACAAAATGATAAATTAAAAGAAAAAGAACTTAAGTTTGATTATGATTTAACAATTAAAATAGAAGATACTGCTCAAATGTTATTTATTCTGTCACAGGCAGCAAATCAAAAGTTGTTTGTAGAAACCACAGGTGAATTAAAGTATGAATATATTGATGGGATTACTCGTGCTCAGGGATTTTTCCAGTTAATGCAAGGTTCTAAGCTCGAATTCTTTAAAACATTTAATGCCGAAGGGGTAATAAGATTCGAAAGCAATATTACAAATCCGTATCTCGATATAGTTGCAACTTACATAAGCGATTATCTTAATCCAAGAGACGCAAATGCCACAGCTCAAGAAGTTGCTGTAAAAATTAATATTAAAGGACCACTTTCTGAAATTGGTAAAAATTTAGCAAACAATCCTGAAAGCATTGGAGTTTATGTTGGAACAAGAAATATTCAAAACAATATAAAGGATAATCGTTACGATTATTCAGATGCATTTTCTTTTATTCTACTGGGAAAGTTTAAGGACGACTTAACAGCACAGGATAGAGCAGAAACAGCAGGTTTAATTACAGATGTTCAAAGTACTGCAACTTCGTTCTTAGGTGCAATGCTTACAAGTTTTGTGAACTCAGCTGTGGGTGATCTGGTTAATAACATACAAATAACAAGAATTGGAGAATATACAAAATTTAGTTTCTCGGGAAGAATTCAAAATCTTCGCTATAGCATTGGTGGTACAACAGAAGTATTTCAAAACATTAACAAAGCTAATATTAAAATTGAATATCCGTTTAATCCTAATTTCTTAATTCGTTTAGAAAGGAAAGATCCTGTTGTTCAAAAATATAGCCTTGAAGAAAAAATAAATGAATTAGCACTAAAATATAGGTTATTATTCTAATGAAGAAAAAAATTAAGTCATTCTTTAAAAGTAATCCATTTCTCAAAATCAAAACAAAAGATTTAGCTGAAAGACTCGGCATTTACGATAACTTTCAATATGCCGAGCTAAAACATTATTTACATAATTTAACAGAAGAAGGATATCTCGAAAAATACGGTAAGTATTATCAGCTTAATCGATATGGTACCGAGAAATTAATTGGCGTTTTACAGATAATTTCTCGAGGAGACTATGGCTTTGTTGTTTTAAAAAATCAAAACATCAAAGATGTCTTTATTGCAGGGAAAAATCTTAATACAGCCTTCGATGGTGATCTTGTCGAAGTAAAACTTTTCCAAAAAAGAAAAGGAAAAAACATCGAAGGTACAATTGTAAATGTAATTGAACGAAGTAGAAAAGAAATAACTGGAATACTTCAAAAAAGTAATTCATTTTATTTTGTTATTCCTGATGATAAAAAAATTCATAGAGATATTTACATTTCATCAAAAAATTTAAATGGTGCTAAATCTGGAGACAAAGTTGTTGTTGGTAATATCAAATGGGTATCTCCCGAATTAAATCCAGAAGGAAAAATAATAGAAGTTCTTGGTAAAGCAGGTACTTTTGATGTTGAAATAGCATCCATTGCTCGCGAATTTGAACTTCCATATAAATTTCCAGAATCTGTCTTAAAAGAAGTTGAAAAAATTTCTGAGGAAATACCACAATCTGAAATTAAAAAACGAATTGATTTAAGAGATAAAATAGTTTTTACAATTGATCCCGAAGATGCTAAAGATTTTGATGATGCTGTATCGGTTGAAAAATTAGATAATGGAAATTTGTTACTCGGAATTCATATTGCAGATGTAAGTCACTATGTTAAAGAAAATTCTGCAACATATAAAGAAGCTCTAAAACGAGGGACAAGTGTTTATCTTGTTGGAAAAGTTATTCCAATGCTTCCCGAAAAATTATCAAATCAAATTTGCTCACTTATTCCTGGAAGAGATAGACTAACTTTCTCTGTTTTTGCCGAAGTTACTCAATCTGGCAAGGTTGTTAATTATGAAATTAAAAAATCAATTATAAATAGTAAGCGAAGATTTACCTACGATGAAGTCCAGAAAATTATTGACGAAGGTAAAGGTGAATTTTACGAACAAATTTCTCTATTAAATAAAATTGCAAAAATTTTAAGAGAAAAAAGAATAAAGAAAGGCAGTATAAACTTTTTTAGCCCTGAAGTTGTCTTTAAACTGGATAAAAATGGAAAACCTATAGAAATAAATATAAAGAAAGTCGGAGAAAGCCATAATTTAATTGAAGAGCTTATGTTATTGGCAAATCAAATAATTGCTACACATGTTAAGCCTAAAAAAGGAGCTGAGGAATATCCTTTTGTATACCGTGTACATGATCAACCTGATAAAGAAAAAATTGATGAATTTGCAAGATTCGTTCGTTCTCTGGGATATTCTTTTGATCCTAATAGTTCAAATAAATCTAAAGAATTTCAGAAATTACTTGATAGTGTTAAAGGTACAGAAGAAGAAGCAGTTGTAAACGAAGTAGCTATTCGTTCTATGGCAAAGGCAATTTATTCAACAAAAAATATTGGACATTATGGACTCGGTTTTAAGTATTATACACATTTTACTTCGCCAATTAGAAGATTCCCTGATTTAATTGTTCACAATCTTATTTACAATTTCTTAGAAAACAAAATGGAGAAAAAATATAATATTGAAGAATTGGAAAAAATTTGTCAACATGCATCCGAACGTGAAAGAACAGCAGTTGATGCAGAAAGATTATCTGTTAAACTGAAACAAATTGAATTTCTCAAAGGTAAAGTTGGTGAAAGATTTCAGGGAATTGTATCTGGAATTACTAATTTTGGAATTTTTGTTGAACTCAGTCAAACACTTGCAGAAGGTTTAATAAGATATCGTGATATGGAAGATGATTATTATGTATTCGATGAAAAAAATTATTCAATATTTGGTAAAAGAACAGGTCGTAGAATTCGCCTTGGAGATAAAGTAAATGTAAAATTAATTCGTGTAGACGAAGAAAAAAGAGAAATCGATTTTGCTCTGATCAATTAATTACTCAGCTTTTATAATAAGCGAGGTAAATATGCAAAAGTTTATTCTTTTAATTGTGACTAACTTAATTATAACCTGCTCACTTTTTGCACAATTTGGGCAGAACAGAGTTCAATATAAAAATCATGAATGGTTTTATATTCAAACTAAACATTTTGATATATACTTTGCAAAAGGTGGCGAAAGAATTGCTGAATTTACTGCTGCTGTGGCAGAAGATGCTCTTCTTAAACTTCAACAGGATTTTAATTACGAAATTAATAATAGAATAATTCTTGTAGTATACAACTCACATAATGATTTTCAAGAAACCAATATAACCGATGAATATCTTGGTCAGGGTGTTGGTGGATTTACCGAACCATTTAAAAATCGAGTTGTCTTCCCTTTCGAAGGTTCTTATGAAAAATTTAGACATGTTATTCATCACGAACTTGTTCATGCTGTTATGCAGGATATGTACTTTGGTGGATCAATTCAGAATGTAATTTCTAAAGGAATAACATTACAACTTCCCCACTGGTTTATGGAAGGAAGCGCAGAATATTTTTCGCAGGGCTGGGAAACTTATACTGACATGTTTATTCGAAATGCAATTATTAGCGAATCTCTTCCAGATATTAATCAATTAACTGGATATCTTGGCTATCGCGGAGGTCAATCTGTTTTTAAATATATCGCGGATACTTATGGACGACAAAAATTAGGTGAACTTATTAATAAAATTCAGGGACTCGGTTCACTTGAATCTGCTCTAAAATCTTCAATTGGAATAGACTTCGAAGAATTAAATGAACGATGGAAAAAAAGCCTTAAAAAGGAATACTGGCCAGATATTGCAAAGTATCAGGATCCAGATGAATTTGCAAAAAGATTAACTGACAACAAAAAATCTTATGGCTTTTATAATACAAGTCCCGCAATTTCACCACAGGGAGATAAAATTGCATTTATTTCAGATAGAGATATTTTTCTTGATGTTTATATAATGGATGCAATAACTGGTAAAGTTATTAAAAAAATTGTTGAAAGTGGTAAAACTACAGACTTTGAAGAATTAACTGTTCTTCATCCATTAATTACATGGTCTCCAGATAATATTAGAATTGCACTTTCAACTAAAAAAGCTGGCTACGATGTAATAACAATCATAAATACAAATAATCAAGAAAGTTACGATTTACCATTTAAATTCGATGGCATTGAATCAGTTGACTGGTCACGCGATGGCGATAAATTAGTATTTAATGCACATAACTCAATCCAATCAGATATCTACATATACAATTTCAAAACAAATGAACTAATAAATATTACAAACGATATTTTTAGCGATACCGATCCAGTATGGACTCCAGATTCAAAAAAAATCATATTCGCTTCAGATAGAGGAGATATCACTAATCCATCGTTGCTGAATTCAGACTTTCTTATGAGCAACCACAATTATAAACAATTAGATCTTTATGCAATTGATGTTGAAACCAGAGTAATTACAAGAATAACCGACTGGCAACTAAGCAATGAAAGATTTCCTGTAGTATCTCCAGATGGTAAAGAAATTTTATTTATTTCAGATCAAAATGGAATAAACAATATTTACAAAAAGTCAATAGAGATTTTAAATTCACCAGATAATAAATCACTTACAGAAATAAAAGCATTCCCTATTACAAATTCGTTAAGCGAAATTAGTCAACCTTCAATTACTTATGATGGAAAGAAACTTGTTTTTACTGCTTTATACAAACTTGGCTATAACATTTTTATGTTAAATAATCCATTTGAAATGAATCCTATTGCAGATTCACTGGAGCCAACAAAATATATGACTTTGCTAAAAACAAAAAAAGATACAACACCTGCTCTGTTTACTTCTGAAAAAGATACGACAAAAATTGATTCAATAAAAATTGCTTCAAGAACAGAATCAGAAGAAAAAGCTGATTCTACCAGTATTGAAGGAAGAAAATTTTTTGTTGGACAATATATTGGTCATAAAGAAGATCAAAAAGATTCTACAAAAACAGATTATAGTCGTTATATATTTGGAGCAACAGATGAAGAAAGTGACAGTGCAAGAATAGCAAAACGGAATCAACTCTTCACCGAAAAGTTAGATGAAAAAGGAAACTTCCTTGTTAATCGATACAAAGTAAATTTTTCACCTGATTTAATTTATGCTAATGCTGGATATAGCACTCTCTATGGTTTACAGGGAACAACAATACTTGCATTTAGTGATATACTGGGTAATCATAGATTAATTGGAATTACCAGTTTACAAATTGACATTAAAAATAGTGATTACGGATTAGCTTATTATTATCTCGAAAAAAGATTAGACTTTGGAATAGAAGGATTTCATACTGCAAGATTTTTATACAGAACTTCATTCTTTGGATACGATTTATATCGTTTCAGAAATTTTGGCTTAGTAACTTCTTTTAGTTATCCATTTAATAGATTTTATCGACTCGACGGTTCTTTAAGTCTTATGAGTGTAACAGCAGAAAATCTTGATAACATTTTTGAACCTATAGATAAATCAACTTATCTTGTCCCTGCTTTAAGTTTTGTACACGATAATACTCTTGATGGATATACATCTCCAATCGAAGGAACACGATATAACTTAACTGTGTTTGGAGATCCCGGATTATCTCGAAAGCAACAGAGCTTTTATTCAATAAATTATGACTATAGAAAATATTATCGTTTCTTCTTTGATTATTCATTTGCTGTAAGATTATCTGGAGGATATTCTGGAGGTGCAAATCCACAGAGATTTTTTATTGGTGGAACAGAAAACTGGATTAATAGAAGTTTTGCTACACAGGACATTCCAATTCAAAATGCATCTGATTTTGCATTTTTATCTCCTGCTATGCCTTTGCGTGGTTACGATTATGCTGAACAAATTGGAACTAAATATTCATTGCTTAACTTAGAACTTCGTATGCCTTTAATTAGATATTTAGTTACAGGTCCACTCCCTCTTCTATTTCAGAATATACTCGGTGTAGCATTTCTCGATGCAGGTTCTGCCTGGAATAATACACAAAAATTAAAACTTTTTGGCAGAAATCAAGAAAATAGTTTAATAACTCAAGATTTATTAATTGGAACTGGTTTTGGTTTCAGAATATATATGTTATTCTTATGGAAAATTGATATTGCCTGGAAATGGAATTTAGATAAATTTTCTACTCCAAGATATTATATCTCAATAGGTATGGACTTTTAAGAATATTCAAATTTAGGGAGAGAATAAATTTATTCTAATAAATAAAATTTGAACACAGGTGATTAACAACTTATTAATGTTTACATCACCTGTGTTCATTTTTCTTATCTACTTCTTCCCTGAATTATTAGAAGTGTTATTATTCTTCATTTTATAATCTGTATGATAAAAACCGGTGCCTTTAAAAATTGGTCCAGCACCTGCTCCTATTAACCTCTTTAATTGCCCTTTACATTTTGGACATACAGTTAACGGGGAATCTGTCATATTCTGAAATTCTTCGAAAATATAACCACAGTCTAAACATTTATAATCATAAGTTGGCATTACTAACCTCCATCACATTATTTTTTCTAAAAAAAGTAAATTTAATTTACAAAAATAATTAGAGTTTTCATTAAATACATCAAGTTTATTAATTACATTTTTTGCATATTAAACAACAAAATTTAATCGATTTATGAAAATAAAATTCTCATTAATATTTTTATTGATTTTAAGTGGTTGCCTAAATTATATGCAGGTAACCACAATAAAAAAAGATGGTAGCGGTAATATGTTTATTCATTACTGGATGAAGTGGACCAATCCAAGAGATTCAATCATCGTTGAACAATTAGGGCTTTTTAATCAAGATTCAGTTTATAAAGAATTTTCTTCTCAATATAGTTCTATTAAAAATGTAGAAGTTTATAGAGATTATGAAGATAGTACAATACATGCTAAAGTTGAACTTGAATTTAATAGTCTCGATTCACTTAATTCTACTCCTGTATTTAAGGATTCAAAGTTATCTATAAAAGATGGTGAAAAGAATACAAAGATATTTTCACAATTCATCAAACCAATTGCAACAGGGTTTGGATTTGAAAGTAAAAATTTTTCTATGACATTTATTTACTACTTACCTGGACAAATACTCGATCATAATGCTACAGAAATTTCGCGAAATAAATTAACATGGAAATATACCTTAGATGAAATTGGTACGGGAAAATATATAACTGCAACATACAGGCCATTTAAGTTAAAAGAGACTCCTTTATGGGTTTACATAGCTGCATTATTTGTACTTGTAATAGTAATTACATTTTTATTTACTAAAAAAGTTAAATAAATTTAAATATGTAAGCTAAAATCACAGGTTTGACTAACCTTTTTGATTTACTTATATTTCGCAGCAATTTTTAAAAACATATAATAAATTTAAGTTGGAAACAGAACCATTAATTTTCTCTGGTAGTGCAAATCCAGAATTAACAAAAAAAATTTGCAAGTACCTTAAATTACCAGAAGGAAAAGTTTATATTAAAAGATTTAATGATGGTGAAATCTGGACAAAATTTATTGATAATGTACGTGGCCAGGATGTATACATTGTTCAACCCACGCAACCGCCAGCAGAGAATTTAATGGAATTATTAATAATGCTCGATGCTGCTAAAAGAGCATCAGCAAAGCGTGTTACTGCTGTTCTTCCATATTTTGGTTATGCACGACAGGATCGCAAAGATCAACCAAGAGTATCAATTTCTGCAAAGTTAGTTGCTAACTTAATTACTGTGGCGGGTGCAGATAGAGTAATTACTATGGATTTACATGCAGCTCAAATACAGGGATTTTTTGATATTCCATTTGATCATCTTTATGCGTCACCAATTTTTACACCTTTATTTAAAGGTAAAATCAAAAATCTTGTAGTTGCATCACCTGATGTTGGTGGAATAAAACTGGCTCGTTCTTATGCAAATAGATTAAATGCAGGTTTAGTTGTAATAGATAAAAAGAGAGCAAAACATAACGAAGTTGCAGAAATGAATTTAATTGGTGATGTCGATGGTAAAAACGTATTGATTGTTGATGATTTAATCGATACAGGTGGTACAATAGTTAAAGCTGTTGAAAAATTAAAAGAAAATGGAGCAAAAGAAATTTATGGAGCAATTACACATCCACTATTATCAGGAGATGCAATAGAAAAAATAGATCAATCACCAATTACAAAATTGTATGTTACAGATAGTATTCCATTAAAAGAAAAATCAAAAAAAATAGTTGTAAAATCTGCTTCTTCGCTATTAGCCGAAGCCATAATTAGGTCTAATAGAAATCAATCAATAAGTTCGCTTTTTGATATAGATAAAGATAAAATTTAGTTAAGTATAATTAGGAGTTAATTAAAATGTTAGAAATAAGTATTAAAGCAAAAAGAAGAACCATATCAACAAAAAGTGTGGTTAATAAATTAAGAAAAGCAGGAAATGTTCCGGGTATTTATTATTCCAAAGGAACTGAGCCAGTTCCAATTTATGTTCCAGAATTATCATTAAGACCTCTTGTTTATACTTCAGAAACACACATTGTTAATTTAACAATTGATGATTCTGAACCAATAAAAACAATATTAAAAGATTATCAACTTGATCCTGTAACCGACAGAATAATACACTGTGATTTTATGGGAATCTCTCTAGATCAAAAAATAGAATTAGAAGTACCTGTTGTTATTCAGGGAACCGCAATTGGTATTAAAGAGGGTGGTTTATTGCAACATCAAATGCATAGACTTAAAATTGAATGTCTTCCCAATAATATTCCAGAACATATTGTTGTTGATATATCAAATTTAAAAATTGGTGAATCTATTCATGTTAAAGATCTAAAGCTTGAAAATATAAGAATACTTCACCATGAAGATGTTATTATAGCATCTGTTATACATCAAAGAGCTGCTGTTGAAGTTGAACAGCCTGTAGAGAGTGAAGAAACTCAAAAAGAACCCGAAGTAATTGCTAAAGGTAAAGTTGAAAAAGAGGAATAATTAAGTCTTGTATTCGGTTGTAGGCCTGGGCAATCCCGGCAAAAAATATGAATTGACAAGACATAACATTGGGTTTATAATACTGGATAGATTCGCTGAAAAACACAATCTTCACTTTAAAAAAAAATCTAGTTATTATTATGTGGAAGGTACGACCGGATCTTCCACGTTTTTTTTGATAAAACCTACTACTTATATGAACTTGAGTGGCATTGCAGTTCAAGAATTTTTATCCGAAAACAAAGTAGAAATGGAAAATCTTTTAGTTGTAGTCGATGATGTAAATCTTGATTTAGGTAAAATTAGATTAAGAAAAACAGGTAGCGATGGTGGACACAATGGGATAAAATCAATAATTAATTATCTTCAAAGCAATCAATTCCCCCGCTTAAGATTTGGTATAGGAAAAGATTTCAAGAAAGATGAAATGGCAGACTATGTCTTAAGTGAATTTACAGAAGATGAATTTCAAGAAATTAATAACAGTATAAACTTTTCTGTAGAACTTATAGAAAAATTTACTTTGGGTGGTTATAAATTAATGTCTGATTACTATAGTGTTACAAACAAGAAGATTTTATGAAATATTTCAAAATTTATTAATTTCTTTATATTTTAACTAAACTAAAATGCAATAATAAATTATATTGCAAGGCTTGTAAAATAATTTTATTTTTGAGACCTAATTTAATTAAAAACCCTGCTCCTTCTAATAAATAAGAAGGGGCCTTTAAGTCCAAAGGGAGGTGAAAAATAATGCGTACAAAAAGTTATGAAAGTGTTGTAATATTAAATGCAGCACTTGAAGACGAACAAATTGAAGCAACCATTTCACGGTTGCAGGAATTTATCACCACACACGGTGGTGAAATATTTGATATTGACAGATGGGGCCGTAAGCGTTTGGCTTATCCTATTCAAAAAGCAAAGAGCGGATATTATGTAATTTTCCGTTTTAATGCACCTACAAATCTAATCAGTATACTTGAAAGAAATTACAGATTAGATGAAAATATAATACGCTATTTAACAGTAACATTAGATAAGTTTGCATTAGAAGCAATTAAAAAACAAAAAGAAGCTTCCAAATCTGAAGAGCAATCTTCAGAAGAAGTTATAAATTCAAATAACGAAAGTATCGAATAACAAACTAAGTTAAGCATGGAGGTTACGATGGCTGAATTAAAGATGCCAGAACTAAACAGTGTAATAGTAGCAGGAAACTTAACAAAAGATCCTGTATTCAGACAAACATCAAATAACACACCTGTAGTTAATTTCCACATAGCAGCTAATAGAAGATACAAAGACAGCAACAACCAATGGCAAGAAGATGTTTGCTATGTAGGGGTTGTTGCATGGAACAAATTAGCTGATAGTTGTAGAGATCGCCTCAAGAAAGGCAGTGCTGTTTTAATTGATGGTGAATTACAAAGTAGAACATTTAAAACAGAAGATGGAAAAAACAGAACAATTGTTGAAATCAAAGCAAAGAGAATTCAATTTCTGAACAAATTTAATAAATCACAGAACAATGGAGAGAATAACGACGTTGTTGCTGAGAGTGATGATTCAGATTATGAAGATAATTCATTCGACAAATTCTTGACCGATGAAGAATCTGATCTGATGAAAGATAACAAATAAGACAATTTAGAGTAAAAAATGAAAAGTACAAAAAAAATAAAAAGAATTATTGAAGGTTATATCGACTACAAAGATGCCAAGCAACTCCAGAAATTTATTACGGATCAGGGGAAGATAATTCCCCGCCGTATTACTGGATTAAGTGCTAAACAACATCGTCAGTTAGTCAGAGCAATAAAAAGAGCTCGTCACCTTGCAATTCTACCTTTCGTTGCAGAAGCTGTTAAGTAAAAGGAGACTATAATGAAAGTAATTTTAAGAAAAAACTTTGAACAGCTTGGTAAAGTTGGTGATATAGTAACTGTTAAAGATGGTTATGCAAGGAATTATCTTATTCCTCGCCAAATAGCTTATCAGGCTACAAAAGGCAATATACGAGCATTAGAA
This is a stretch of genomic DNA from Rosettibacter firmus. It encodes these proteins:
- a CDS encoding translocation/assembly module TamB domain-containing protein; translated protein: MIDELVKPKRKRSLFRKIINVFIGIFLGIVCLLIIFIGFSQTRTFRELFRKKVIELVNKEINGKINIEKIEGTILTSLFLRNTSLLTENDTLLYAKNIEIKTSPLQLILKKIYVRKISLENLKINFLQDENGLWNYEKLLKPKPEDTTKSKFPFFIQVNDLQLKNINFVKQSFENIRSEKFYNTLNYNDIRITNLNLSAQAFIDIKNSDFLILLNKFSFKPNLNHFTLKNISGNFAITKNFASVSNFVLETDSSNIQLDAKLDSLNILENTNLEGFKNCPIQIDLNIKQFSFTDLSSFIESTKILKGSPSLKLNASGKFGDFNIQKLVLDYRDSHIELKGRMLNLNNPENLFIDAKIIDTDINYKDAIALLPELKLPEFAKLSVSSVNIEFNGEPTNFNAKFSGNIENGKLIFDCSLNLKEQPISYNIKFQTNEINLEPLIGYSTLLNAYGDVNGIGVKPADLKTDFKLTIENSIINEIPIDKFTATAKAENKNINLDIEGYSKSTEAIFLGDIDFKNDSIPIYSIVGSLKHLNLSEFTKEDKDKSNLNFYFSAEGQHINPDSIIGTFSFGIDSSKFRNTDIKFSNIDLILKKENNHRTINIVSDFIDFNIEGDFLLSDAINLLSYESNTISKIISDKLKQLNPLAIISKETKEDTLVTTIPDIAKKDLAFDFNFKLKDFSLIASILNNERLDIVGSGKGFIKNESSNFSINTSLDIDYFVLMQNGETIYISDLITDINFTRNNNSLSFNKLFGTTSLTGKRFYNGGNIENIELDFVFNQSKLFFNIYAAVENSAKTSAEGYILLSPVEQQLLLSNLSIDYKNMLWKNPDTIKINFNPNYFKINSFVLKYDTSLISLSGIIESTGKQNLRLNANNISGKVLSNYLFGTINPFLKADCDINVSVNGEFNNPRISANIKVNDISYAQRKLGYLSGILNYENKVIDTDLRFLDSTYNYNQPLITISGTVPINLSFGSVKDRIIKDEEIDIKIKSENFNLSSLGNLIPFIKEQRGHLVADVDINGKLDEPRFAGYLNLLDGYLVSINNNLPYRCGLKLTFNKNEITVDSLSLSNAGGTKYGGDILGSGKILYEGFEIKDVSINLIGKLAILSQLSKSSSPQIYGDLVIETNPQWTVTLKDNRLFLKGNVLLKNTNLIYTVSSDNYQATNNNLNITYVVDSTKIDKELLRFAEILEAEKSIKKQNDKLKEKELKFDYDLTIKIEDTAQMLFILSQAANQKLFVETTGELKYEYIDGITRAQGFFQLMQGSKLEFFKTFNAEGVIRFESNITNPYLDIVATYISDYLNPRDANATAQEVAVKINIKGPLSEIGKNLANNPESIGVYVGTRNIQNNIKDNRYDYSDAFSFILLGKFKDDLTAQDRAETAGLITDVQSTATSFLGAMLTSFVNSAVGDLVNNIQITRIGEYTKFSFSGRIQNLRYSIGGTTEVFQNINKANIKIEYPFNPNFLIRLERKDPVVQKYSLEEKINELALKYRLLF
- the rnr gene encoding ribonuclease R, whose translation is MKKKIKSFFKSNPFLKIKTKDLAERLGIYDNFQYAELKHYLHNLTEEGYLEKYGKYYQLNRYGTEKLIGVLQIISRGDYGFVVLKNQNIKDVFIAGKNLNTAFDGDLVEVKLFQKRKGKNIEGTIVNVIERSRKEITGILQKSNSFYFVIPDDKKIHRDIYISSKNLNGAKSGDKVVVGNIKWVSPELNPEGKIIEVLGKAGTFDVEIASIAREFELPYKFPESVLKEVEKISEEIPQSEIKKRIDLRDKIVFTIDPEDAKDFDDAVSVEKLDNGNLLLGIHIADVSHYVKENSATYKEALKRGTSVYLVGKVIPMLPEKLSNQICSLIPGRDRLTFSVFAEVTQSGKVVNYEIKKSIINSKRRFTYDEVQKIIDEGKGEFYEQISLLNKIAKILREKRIKKGSINFFSPEVVFKLDKNGKPIEINIKKVGESHNLIEELMLLANQIIATHVKPKKGAEEYPFVYRVHDQPDKEKIDEFARFVRSLGYSFDPNSSNKSKEFQKLLDSVKGTEEEAVVNEVAIRSMAKAIYSTKNIGHYGLGFKYYTHFTSPIRRFPDLIVHNLIYNFLENKMEKKYNIEELEKICQHASERERTAVDAERLSVKLKQIEFLKGKVGERFQGIVSGITNFGIFVELSQTLAEGLIRYRDMEDDYYVFDEKNYSIFGKRTGRRIRLGDKVNVKLIRVDEEKREIDFALIN